CACATTGCTGCTCCATCAACTCGGTGTAAACTGCTTTGGCTTTGGCATTAACAGTCCAATAGCAATAAACGTAAAGGCAGTTGAGTTCAATTTGCCACGGCACCATTACTACTTTCTTTTCTACTGCCGAGTGCAGCGGGCGGGATGACATTAGCAACATTCCACGTTTTGTTTCCTCAGCGTTGACATTGAAAACTATGCGCAGACACATCTCTGCCAACGTCGACGCtcgcctttctttttttagtccATTTAAGACGGGGCTCACAAGTGAAGCCACCTTCACGTCACTTTGAGAGGTTAAATTTAGCCCGGATGCTTAGCAGGTGTAACAAATGTCTGTTCGCCGGAGCCAGCAAAGTCTCCCCCGCAGATCAGAGCCTGTGTCTGATTACTGTCATGTCGCGCTCGCCACGTTGTTTTCCTTCTCGGCGACGCAGCCGCAGGGGAGCGTCATTGCCGCTTTTTTTACCTCAGCCCCAAagaggttattttttttccacccgtGTCTGCCGTTTTGTTTGTCCCAAAAAACTAGCTGGATGGTTCTCGACAGGCGCCGGTTAAATATTTTCAACGGGCATCGTGGCAGCTGCAGTGTGATCGAACACGACTGAATGATCCGATTGGTCTCTTTCTCAGTCTATaatcttttttctctctcataGGGGACACCACACAAAGGATGAGATCCACTCCTTTCCCAACCCCTGCAGAATTGGATGCCTATGCTAAGAAAGTTGCCAACAACCCCCTCACCATCAAAATCTTCCCCAACAGCATCAAGGTCCCGCAGCGGAATCACGTCCGGCGTACAGTCAACGGGCTGGACACATCGGGCCAGCGCTACAGTCCTTACCCTTCCTCTCAGGCCAAGACTGGCCTCCTCGCCATCGTCAAGGTGCCCTCGGTCAAGGGCATCCTGAAAGATTTCGCCGGCGGCCGGTCTCGCTTGCACCCTGAAGTCATCATGAACCACCTGAGGAGCCCTTACCAAGTGACTTCGACCAGCACTTTAAACCCCCGCCACTCGACTCTGCCCAACCTCCCCCAACCTCAGCAGAGCTTAGCCCTGCAAGCCCAGGACGCACCTCAGACTCTACAGATGCCACTGGCTCAGCAGCAGAGCCTCAGACACGCTCTCCCCGTGGCCCAGCACTCTCAGGGCCCGCCTAGACTGCAGACTGTCTCCCAGCACCCAGCCCTCGGCCACCCCTCTGCCGTgctcctccagcagcagcagcagcagcagcagcacctccagcagcagcagcagcagcagcagccgccgccCGGCCTGCAGGGGAGCAGAAAGCTGCCAGATGGCGATGCACCACCTAACGTGACCGTCTCTACCTCAACCATTCCACTCCCAATGGCCACGGGGCTGCACCAGGGCCACCAGCCAGACCTGAGCACCATCGTGCACCAGATCAACCAGTTCTGCCAAGCTCGGGCCCAAGGGGCCGGATCGGCCTCCATGTGCGAGGGCCAGATCGCCAACCCCAGCCCCATCAGTCGCAATCTCCTTATCAGCGCTTGCTCCAGGGTGTCCATGCACAGCAACCCGGCCGCCGCCGCGGGCGGCTTCCACCCGCACAACTGCATCCTCGGCCCCCAAGAGAATTCAGCCATCCCGGCGGGAGCCCACCCTTTACCTAGCGTGACCATGAACCACTTGCCTTCCAACCACACCGATCTCAAGCAGCAACAGCACCCTCAGCAGCATCTGCACCCAAAACCCAATCAGCAGTTGCAACAAGCCAACACACAACAACAGAAGATGCGCTCTTGGAATCCGCAGCATTTGACCCACGTGCCCCATATTCCCAACGGTTGCAAGCAGCCCACCAGGGATGCCGGCTTCCACTTGACCTACCCCGTGGCGGACATGTGCGTGGGGCATCCGTACATGCTGAAGCCCCCTATAGAAAGGCCCACCCCCTCTCCGCCCGTCAACCACAACGGCATGACGGTGGCCCACTACCCAAACGGTCACTACTTCCAGTCCCACATTTGGAACAGCAACATCCTCCCCACACCAAACAGTGACAGCTCCGGGTCTCAGGACTTAGCCATGCCATTCCACGGGGCGGGCCCGGGGGGCTGCGGCGCACTGGAATGCGGGCCCCCGGGGGCTCCCCATTACAGGCTACCGGCgagctcctccacctcctctgccCAGACTAATCTGATGCAAACCACAGATTACATGGGTGGGGACTTCCAGACGCCCTACTTCCGCGATCAGAATCTCGGGTTAATGGGCAAGATGCACAGGCCCCCTATGAGCAGGGTGGGGCCGGAGCTCGGGGATGGTCGAAGCGCTCTCATCCAGCATCCAGGGTACAGATAAGCTATGGCCTTGTCTCCGCAAGTTATCAGCCCCCCCCTTTTGTTTAGTCTTAAGAAACCACATGATAACTTGACAAAACTGCTAATCTTAAAGAGGGTAAATgaatatatttaattcatgAAGGACAgtagtttctttcttttctttgataAATCTTGCAAgtgatcaattttttttttttttctttgggggtTAGTGAATGCTTCTACCTGGAACATTTAGGAATCATGTTCACCTTGTCTACTGTGTGTCATTCCTGCTTTCTGCTCCTCAATACGTACATGTGTGTGCCTGGATCTTGACAGATCCTGTGTTATTTCCACTTGACACATTTGTAAGTCAATTCctcacctaaaaaaaacatccattgtTGGATGTGCTGTGAGGAACGTCTGGCGaggaaaatactttttctGTGTGTAATAATCTTGTTTGAAACAGCAGCCAGAgacgtgtgcgcgtgcgtgctgAGCTTTTACTATTTTCGgatgtaattatttatttgttataataGGACTATTGAAACTTGACTCCTTGCTGTTGCTTACAAACGCAATCGGGTTGTTTGTATAAAGCAAGGACCCAGCAGGCAGCGTTGCCATGGCGATGTGCTCCTGTCCTGCTTCAAATGCTGCAATGAATTCAGgtgttttaaaaacttttgGGGCTGGGCCAGGAAGGCTTCGGTTATGAAATTCTTTTCAAACAGAAAGGTCATAAGCGTTAAAGATGGCCTGAGTCTaacaaagactttttttttttttttttacagcgcTCAACATAAATGACAGACAGCATGGATTTGTgttcaaacatttgcaaaccACTCCTACCAACAATAGACGGATGGAGAATACGCCATAGGAGAACGAGCAGAACCCGGTTATTATTAaatccaaataataataattcaaccAAAGGATGACAATTCAGGCTTCTTTTCCAAAGGGCGTGTCGCCATTTATGCCGAGCGCTGCATTGGGAAGACGtgccattttatctttttacaaagcttttttttttttcttcttctccgtAATCCTTGACAAATGTATTACTTGAATGTGGACGATACAATAGTACAAAGTGTTACTAATGTCACGTGGGGATCAAACCGAGTGAGTCCCGGGGTGAAACGTGTGCTTGCTACTGATTGTGATGTGAAGACCAAATTGATCACTTGCAAGATGACACGGATGGAAACAAAGCAGACTTTTTACGTTGAAACAGCAAAcgcattgtttattttattgtacacTGGCTTACCTACTAGACTACTGTAACATTTAAACTTTAATGATTGTGTGAGTGTTGCCGGgtcgtttgtgtgtgtgtgtgtgtgtgtgtgtgtgcgtctgtgatCACGATAAGACCCATGTTCTGTTCACCTACCAACCCCTAAAAAGCCTTAATTGTTTGGTCCTTGGACTTTCCTTGAGCATGGTTTTAATGAAAACCCCAAATAATGAGAAGGAAGATGGTGAGAATACACAGACacagcgctttttttttttgggtcgggggtaattttttattttttttttttcccctttttattttaattaaattgtaTTGACTAGACAAAGCAATTCCTTAGAGATTTGTTATGGGAAGCAAGAAAAGGAGCGATACGATAattataccgtattttttagCAATGTGTAGTTACtgagctgtattttttttttggccaatTTTCAAAGCTTCGCTTTTGCAATTGTGACTATTTATAATACttgattttcttatttaagtcccccccccccctcctgttCTGTTGCTGTGAAAAGGAAGAAGGTCCATAGCCTatctttttgtcatctttcaAGACGGATAAGAAGCAAGAGCGTGAGAGTTGTGCTActcttttttgtaatattgtaataataaaataaaattctaatTTATGCTTTCATATGGGTTTGAGACACTGTTTGGACTTTACGGCGCACACGTTTACAAACGGGAATCATGGCACGAAGACACAGCTATTGCACTCAATTTTAAACACCAAATGTGATGTTCGTCACATCATTAATTGTAATTGTTGCAGCAATCTCACACCATTAATCGAGGCCTGCCGCCTCCAAATAGCGACGGGAAGAAGCGAGCATGTGCTAGATTACACTTGCTTGGCTGTGATGAAATGGAGGTTGCATAAAATCTGGAATCACGACCTTTGTGATGATTACTAATAATAATGCTACTCAAACCAAGATTTGTGCCactaattattttattgcatcgTTACATACAGACTAAAGCACTAATTCTTGATATTTTACGGATATTTCCTTTTAAAAAAGTTGCATTTTCTGTGTGTTCACGGTGAAAAGTTGCACATCTCCGTGGACTGTGGTCCTCTTCTGCTCTTTGCAAGTGTGACTCTCCAGCGCCCCCCTGTGGAACAAAAAGGAAATAGTTGAAACTATTGTCTATGCCAGTGTTTACCAATTCGTTTATTTTAACTATGGCACATAATTGACCACCAAAACAAATCTCATGGTAAACTAGTTTACTAATAGATGGACTGGATACacagattgaaaaaaaaaaaaaaaatgatacaatAATTTGTTGCCCTATCAAGtgtaatttgatcattttgccACATTACATTGGTCAGTAATCATTGATctacacatttctttttttttgtgaaccaCCGTTTGACTGAATCGGCTGGCCGTCCGACGTCAGTCGTCTCCTTCGATTACAGTTGCCGGGCTCCTCGTGGATTATGCCCAGGCAGACGTTCCATTTGTTCCAGTTGACTTCCTCCACTCTACCATGACAAGAGAAAACATGCTTCAATTAGAGGTCAGATGTTTCAAGCTCATCGTTTTCCAAACCTTCCATGAATTCACTTTGTCATTCAAGGTTAATCACAAACCTAAAACATCGACGGTGATCTTGTTCAGAAGGTGTGCCCAGATTTTTGTCCACCCCACAGCGAAGCCTCTTCCTCACAAATAATGGCAACTTTCTCTCCATGTCCAGGATGGTGATAGCCCTCtgacatatggaaacaaaacacGTCAAACCAAAGCTGCTGAACCTGACCAGCCAGTGTAGCTGACCTGTAGCTTCCAGATGCTCGTGCTCTCCATGGTGATCTTCTCCACAGTGCGGTTCATCAGGGCGATGAGCATGTTCAACAGCAGGATGTAAGTGAGAATGATGTAGAAAATGAGCAGAACGTAGAAGACCTCCTTGTATTGGTACTGCTCGGTGAACTCCATGTCACCCATGCCGATGGTAAACTTGAAGAGCTGCAGCGTAGTGTAGGAGATATTTCGGAAGGTGGGCTTGATGCACTCGGACTCGGGGTAGGTCGGTCCGAAGAGGCGACCCTTTCCGGTGGTGTTCCGCACAGGAGGCTCAATGAGCAGTGTGACCACAGCTGTGACAGAAGATAAAATGTCAACGATTCCATATGGACAAAAATATGAAGAGAAATCTTTCCAAATATGACCattattaaaatacagtagACTACTAGACCCAAGTGCGGAGAAAACTAGTAGTCCTACCTGCTGAGAATCCAAACAGGAAGACAACATAGACAAACAGGAAGCGCAGGATATCGCTGAGTATCATCTGCAAAGGACGAAAAGGTTCCAAAATGGTTGCTGAaggctaccgtattttccgcactataaggcgcaccggattataaggcgcaccttcaatgaatggcccattttaaaactttgtccatatataagatatatatatatacatttggcctgcgggccggactttggacacgcttgctgtagtggctcaatattggtccatatataaggcgcacctgattataaggcgcactgtcggcttttgagaaaattggaggttctTAGGTgggccttatagtgcggaaaatacggtactctcaGTCCTGATATACCTTTTGTATCATGACGCTGTAGATGCCCATGTGTTTGCTGCCCCTGGCAAAGTAGAGCAGGCTGACCCAGCTGAGCGCAAGACACAGCACTAGGAAACCCAAGTACTCTTGTCTCCCAAGGACATAGAGACCGGCTGCGACCAGGAAGAGGATAGCCTGCACAAAGCTGAAAAAATGTCCATCATATTTccgccctgtgattggctgcatTAGATCAGTGCTACTTACAAAAGAATATCATAATATCCATCAATCAGCAAGGTCTGCAGCTTTGGTCGTTTCCTCTTCAGATCTAATAACTGCAATATAATATTTTGGATTGTTATGAAGTTGCTGAAAAGGCGAAAGACATTAGATACGTACCCCCATGACAAAGAAATAGAAGTTTGCCAATGTTATTAGTAGCTGCCCGCAAAGATACAGGTAACCTGAAGTGTTGTGCTCCAGAGGGAACGGTGTCTGGAtagaaaaaatcattttaacaaTTATGGCGTTTGGGCATCAAGATGAAACAACACAGTTTTCGACAGCCACCTTTCCATCCTTTTTATTGTAGGCCACCGCAGTGAAGATAAACAGGTACCCAAAGTAGACCAGGAAGTTGAGACCAAACATTAAGCCTGCAAACCTCTTCCACTTGTCCTCCAGCAGTTGGTGCAGAGGTTCTGTCTGGAGCATTTCATGGCGGTTCTGGGAGCAGACACGGAACATTTAAAAGCAGTCCAGACTACAAGAATGCACTTTAGGACTCACAGGGATGTCACTGCCATAGACCAGTATTTCCAGGACAGACTTGCTGTCCGCAGAGTCCACTGAGGCCAAGTCGTATAAAGAGCTCTGGACTGGCCCGTAAACCCACTCGGTGAATTTACGAGACAAATGCTTGGTGTGGCACTCCTGGAACTCGCGCTTCAGGATGTGTGCGAAAAGCTGCCAAAAGGAACATGACATGTTTGTAAAGGCTCATCTagtcatgcaaaatatttaatCTACAAATGTGCTAACCGTTAGGTCActgtggttcttttttttttacagtaaatcTCTAAAATAATGTAATTTCCTACAGTATGTTGCTGCACGTATAATTTCCAGTATAATACTGGAAACAGTGTTATTCTTTAAATTAGTATCGTATTTTTCTGGATCACAACTgccagtaaaataaataaaataatatattatatatatgtatttatatatgtatttttggtTATCCagtaaaatacaatattttgtatttattatattttacaatAAACGTCTGTATGttgatattattatttgaaaataattgatcgttttttgatattttaattaaaaaatatttcatccaTTTAAGCCGGAAGCGCATTACCGCATTTCAACCGCTATAGCCAGCAGCGCTGTTGCGTCTTTCTACCGTTAAAATCGCAAAAgcggattgtttttttttgtttgtttgttttggttttcttgaCTAATTATCGATCTCGTAGCCAATGAAATGCATCAGAATTAACACGTGCGGGCTCGTTGAATTTCCGGGACTTTCGAACTTATGTGACGACGCGCTTGACGAAATTGGTTAGTAtacgtttgtttttattattattgacaattatcattattattattacatctgattaatttttatttaaaaaatgaggtttgatttacagtatttttatACTTTTGAGTTATGATTACCGTACATTAAAAAGTGCTGTCTGTCATTTTTTGGTCGCCTTGGGCTTAAGTATAATAATTGAccaaaatgtttattgtaGTGTTAGTCTTTTACATCATTGTAGAATTGCACCGCATCAAATCATATGGTGCAAATATTTGGTTGCCTTATGTAGCTACTAAAAACTATtcagcatcctgcatttaatcaCTTGTTATTGTGCACCTCCTGAGCCTTACCCCACTTTTTCCAGTCTTGGCAGCCAGTTTGAGAGGCGTCAGgccgtttttgttttcagtcacCTCCAAGTTGAGTTTGGGCTTCAGCCGAGCCGTGGTGGTCAGGATGCGATCGTACATGCTagcgatgaataaatcagTGTTCTCCTTAGTGTTAtcggccaccaccaccagggCGTGCAGCACCGTGTTGCCATGAGAGTCGGGCTCGTTTGGGTTGGCCTGCTGATACTCGTTGTCCAAGAGGAACTCGACCATGTCAGGCTGGTTCGTGCATGCTGCCAGGGAGAGAGGAAGCTCACCTGGGGACAAAGAAGATGgtacaaaaaaattattagaA
The sequence above is drawn from the Syngnathus acus chromosome 14, fSynAcu1.2, whole genome shotgun sequence genome and encodes:
- the trpv1 gene encoding transient receptor potential cation channel subfamily V member 1 isoform X2, producing the protein MKKSEKDTFSLEIDDRTEDEKCRHKAAKQKAPKAPMDTDYQEEMEDTKPQIRFDLNFDKGIRGVDQDNTKRDSRTFDIDRLFEAAASGNVTRLEGLHQYLHLNMKKLSDSLYKSHGKTALMKALLHLQDGKNPNVELLLDISERIGDIKEFVNAKYTDDYYKGQTALHIAIERRSLSYVKLLLSKGADVHAKASGKFFRPHKGPNFYFGELPLSLAACTNQPDMVEFLLDNEYQQANPNEPDSHGNTVLHALVVVADNTKENTDLFIASMYDRILTTTARLKPKLNLEVTENKNGLTPLKLAAKTGKSGLFAHILKREFQECHTKHLSRKFTEWVYGPVQSSLYDLASVDSADSKSVLEILVYGSDIPNRHEMLQTEPLHQLLEDKWKRFAGLMFGLNFLVYFGYLFIFTAVAYNKKDGKTPFPLEHNTSGYLYLCGQLLITLANFYFFVMGLLDLKRKRPKLQTLLIDGYYDILFFVQAILFLVAAGLYVLGRQEYLGFLVLCLALSWVSLLYFARGSKHMGIYSVMIQKMILSDILRFLFVYVVFLFGFSAAVVTLLIEPPVRNTTGKGRLFGPTYPESECIKPTFRNISYTTLQLFKFTIGMGDMEFTEQYQYKEVFYVLLIFYIILTYILLLNMLIALMNRTVEKITMESTSIWKLQRAITILDMERKLPLFVRKRLRCGVDKNLGTPSEQDHRRCFRVEEVNWNKWNVCLGIIHEEPGGRWRVTLAKSRRGPQSTEMCNFSP
- the fam222ba gene encoding protein FAM222B, giving the protein MLACLPGPGDLPLQLLPHTQMNTGLQKWDTTQRMRSTPFPTPAELDAYAKKVANNPLTIKIFPNSIKVPQRNHVRRTVNGLDTSGQRYSPYPSSQAKTGLLAIVKVPSVKGILKDFAGGRSRLHPEVIMNHLRSPYQVTSTSTLNPRHSTLPNLPQPQQSLALQAQDAPQTLQMPLAQQQSLRHALPVAQHSQGPPRLQTVSQHPALGHPSAVLLQQQQQQQQHLQQQQQQQQPPPGLQGSRKLPDGDAPPNVTVSTSTIPLPMATGLHQGHQPDLSTIVHQINQFCQARAQGAGSASMCEGQIANPSPISRNLLISACSRVSMHSNPAAAAGGFHPHNCILGPQENSAIPAGAHPLPSVTMNHLPSNHTDLKQQQHPQQHLHPKPNQQLQQANTQQQKMRSWNPQHLTHVPHIPNGCKQPTRDAGFHLTYPVADMCVGHPYMLKPPIERPTPSPPVNHNGMTVAHYPNGHYFQSHIWNSNILPTPNSDSSGSQDLAMPFHGAGPGGCGALECGPPGAPHYRLPASSSTSSAQTNLMQTTDYMGGDFQTPYFRDQNLGLMGKMHRPPMSRVGPELGDGRSALIQHPGYR
- the trpv1 gene encoding transient receptor potential cation channel subfamily V member 1 isoform X1, with translation MKKSEKDTFSLEIDDRTEDEKCRHKAAKQKAPKAPMDTDYQEEMEDTKPQIRFDLNFDKGIRGVDQDNTKRDSRTFDIDRLFEAAASGNVTRLEGLHQYLHLNMKKLSDSLYKSHGKTALMKALLHLQDGKNPNVELLLDISERIGDIKEFVNAKYTDDYYKGQTALHIAIERRSLSYVKLLLSKGADVHAKASGKFFRPHKGPNFYFGELPLSLAACTNQPDMVEFLLDNEYQQANPNEPDSHGNTVLHALVVVADNTKENTDLFIASMYDRILTTTARLKPKLNLEVTENKNGLTPLKLAAKTGKSGLFAHILKREFQECHTKHLSRKFTEWVYGPVQSSLYDLASVDSADSKSVLEILVYGSDIPNRHEMLQTEPLHQLLEDKWKRFAGLMFGLNFLVYFGYLFIFTAVAYNKKDGKTPFPLEHNTSGYLYLCGQLLITLANFYFFVMGLLDLKRKRPKLQTLLIDGYYDILFFVQAILFLVAAGLYVLGRQEYLGFLVLCLALSWVSLLYFARGSKHMGIYSVMIQKMILSDILRFLFVYVVFLFGFSAAVVTLLIEPPVRNTTGKGRLFGPTYPESECIKPTFRNISYTTLQLFKFTIGMGDMEFTEQYQYKEVFYVLLIFYIILTYILLLNMLIALMNRTVEKITMESTSIWKLQRAITILDMERKLPLFVRKRLRCGVDKNLGTPSEQDHRRCFRVEEVNWNKWNVCLGIIHEEPGNCNRRRRLTSDGQPIQSNGGRWRVTLAKSRRGPQSTEMCNFSP